The following proteins are co-located in the Clavibacter capsici genome:
- the recQ gene encoding DNA helicase RecQ, with protein sequence MTSTPPAPAGSPALAPALERLGTVFGYDAFRGDQQEIVEHVIGGGDALVLMPTGGGKSLCYQIPSLVREGTGVVISPLIALMQDQVDALRAVGVRAAFLNSTQDLETSREVERALLDGDLDLLYLAPERLILDRMGRLLDEARIALFAIDEAHCVSQWGHDFRKDYLALSMLQERWPEVPRIALTATANEATHADITARLGLQDARHFVSSFDRPNIRYRIVPKAEPRKQLVDLIRNEHAGDAGIVYCLSRKTVEQTAEALNKQGITALPYHAGLDAAVRQRNQARFLREDGIVMCATIAFGMGIDKPDVRFVAHIDLPKSIEGYYQETGRAGRDGLPSTAWLAYGLQDVVQQRRMIDQSEGDAQHRRRLSQHLDAMLALCETVGCRRVQLLRYFGEETGPCGNCDTCLEPVETWDATVPSQKLLSTIVRLQRERGQRFGAAHLIDILLGNATDRVRQQGHDQLATFGIGTELTDVQWRGVVRQLLAQGLLGVSDDGYGTLVITAGSGDVLTGSRQVPMRQEPERIVRGRGTRTTRAKGGQVVDLPEEAQGLFEALRAWRSEQAKEQGVPAYVVFADVTLREVATVRPQDLGQLAGITGVGQKKLDTYGEGLLAVVAAGSDAAG encoded by the coding sequence GGCACCGTCTTCGGGTACGACGCCTTCCGGGGCGACCAGCAGGAGATCGTCGAGCACGTCATCGGCGGCGGCGACGCGCTGGTGCTCATGCCCACGGGCGGTGGCAAGTCGCTCTGCTACCAGATCCCGAGCCTCGTCCGCGAGGGCACGGGCGTGGTCATCTCGCCGCTCATCGCGCTCATGCAGGACCAGGTCGACGCCCTCCGCGCCGTCGGCGTGCGGGCCGCGTTCCTCAACTCCACGCAGGACCTCGAGACCAGCCGCGAGGTCGAGCGCGCCCTGCTCGACGGCGACCTCGACCTGCTCTACCTCGCGCCCGAGCGCCTCATCCTCGACCGGATGGGGCGCCTCCTCGACGAGGCGCGCATCGCCCTCTTCGCCATCGACGAGGCGCACTGCGTCTCCCAGTGGGGCCACGACTTCCGCAAGGACTACCTCGCGCTGTCCATGCTCCAGGAGCGCTGGCCCGAGGTCCCGCGCATCGCGCTCACCGCCACGGCCAACGAGGCCACGCACGCCGACATCACGGCGCGCCTCGGCCTCCAGGACGCGCGCCACTTCGTCTCCTCCTTCGACCGGCCGAACATCCGCTACCGCATCGTGCCCAAGGCCGAGCCGCGCAAGCAGCTGGTCGACCTCATCCGGAACGAGCACGCGGGCGACGCCGGCATCGTCTACTGCCTGAGCCGGAAGACCGTGGAGCAGACGGCCGAGGCGCTGAACAAGCAGGGGATCACCGCGCTGCCGTACCACGCGGGCCTCGACGCCGCCGTGCGCCAGCGCAACCAGGCGCGCTTCCTCCGCGAGGACGGCATCGTCATGTGCGCCACCATCGCGTTCGGCATGGGGATAGACAAGCCGGACGTGCGCTTCGTCGCCCACATCGACCTGCCGAAGTCCATCGAGGGCTACTACCAGGAGACCGGTCGCGCGGGCCGCGACGGCCTCCCGTCCACCGCCTGGCTCGCCTACGGCCTGCAGGACGTGGTGCAGCAGCGCCGCATGATCGACCAGTCCGAGGGCGACGCGCAGCACCGCCGCCGGCTGTCGCAGCACCTCGACGCGATGCTCGCGCTGTGCGAGACCGTCGGCTGCCGCCGCGTGCAGCTCCTCCGCTACTTCGGCGAGGAGACGGGTCCCTGCGGCAACTGCGACACCTGCCTCGAGCCGGTCGAGACGTGGGACGCGACGGTGCCGTCGCAGAAGCTCCTGTCCACCATCGTGCGGCTGCAGCGTGAGCGCGGCCAGCGCTTCGGGGCCGCGCACCTCATCGACATCCTGCTCGGCAATGCGACCGACCGCGTGCGCCAGCAGGGGCACGACCAGCTCGCCACCTTCGGCATCGGCACCGAGCTCACCGACGTGCAGTGGCGCGGCGTCGTCCGCCAGCTGCTCGCGCAGGGCCTCCTCGGCGTGAGCGACGACGGCTACGGCACCCTCGTCATCACGGCGGGCAGCGGCGACGTGCTCACCGGATCCCGCCAGGTGCCCATGCGGCAGGAGCCCGAGCGCATCGTGCGCGGCCGCGGCACGCGCACCACCCGGGCCAAGGGCGGCCAGGTCGTCGACCTGCCCGAGGAGGCGCAGGGCCTGTTCGAGGCCCTCCGCGCGTGGCGCTCGGAGCAGGCGAAGGAGCAGGGCGTGCCCGCGTACGTCGTGTTCGCCGACGTCACGCTGCGCGAGGTCGCCACCGTGCGCCCGCAGGATCTCGGGCAGCTCGCCGGCATCACGGGCGTCGGCCAGAAGAAGCTCGACACCTACGGCGAGGGGCTCCTCGCGGTGGTCGCCGCGGGATCCGACGCCGCCGGGTAG